Genomic window (Daucus carota subsp. sativus chromosome 5, DH1 v3.0, whole genome shotgun sequence):
CTCCCAAAGCACACAAACACTACCGAAGATTTCTCTTTGTTGTCTAGCCATTTCATGATATGATTCGTGTTATCATCTCCAGTTTCGGCTGGACTATAAACAAGTGGACCAACAGTGATTATAGTCTTTTCTAACAGATCCGAtagataatcaatatacttcCCTTCAATTTGTCTAAAGCTCTTAACCAAAACAACGTTGCATGATCGTTCAAAGCATGAGATGAAGGCACGAAGTGACATGATGGCATTTTCAGGAGGTTTAGGTTGGTTAATAGAAGAAAGAGCCATTTCAGGGAACGGGAAATTTTCACCTGATTTTTTGTAGAAATGAAAGCCTAGGCAAGAGGTTGCTGCTGCGCTCACTGAAAAAAATACAGCTGGAATATTCAGTGACAACGCAACCTCTGCAGGCCATGAAGGCATGAAATCATAGATAACCAAATCAGGTTTTATGTCTTTGAGGATGTCACTGAAGATTGGAGCTGCCTTCACTAAAGCTTGTTGCAGGATTATGTTGAGATTGGACGGAAGGCCATTCGTGGTATGATAATGAGGAGGCAGGTCCGGAGAAGATGGAAGATGCAGCTCTACTAGTTGAATATGATCATTTTCAGGAACTCTGTCCTTGATAGAAGCAAGGTTGATAGGTGTAGAACAAAGATAAATTTCAAATCTTCTTTTCGCGAGGTGTTTAGCTAGTTCTAAGAAGGGAGAGATGTGACCATGGGCTACATACGGCAACATCACTATACTCAATCTGCCATTATCACCCTCCATGATCAACTCTCCTTTTTTTTCTAACAAATAGCAAACACTTATACAATGATCACCTTCGTGCACCCTTATAGCCACAAATAAACAAGTAACATCCTAAACAGAGAATTTTACGCTAACCTGACAAGAGAGATGACGCCAGAAACAAAGTATTTACTTGTAATCTGAGAAAGATAGCTTGTAGGCCTGTTGACATTAACAATAATATGTCTTCATCTGTCTCACTTTGGTATTGACGgatatatttcttttattagtTCTGATTTGTCTGTGGAAATTTACATGTGCACAAAGCATATTGTGCTGTAATAATTTTATACACATCAACTGAATTCTGGTGGGAGGCCATCAGATAGA
Coding sequences:
- the LOC108220202 gene encoding UDP-glucosyltransferase 29-like; amino-acid sequence: MEGDNGRLSIVMLPYVAHGHISPFLELAKHLAKRRFEIYLCSTPINLASIKDRVPENDHIQLVELHLPSSPDLPPHYHTTNGLPSNLNIILQQALVKAAPIFSDILKDIKPDLVIYDFMPSWPAEVALSLNIPAVFFSVSAAATSCLGFHFYKKSGENFPFPEMALSSINQPKPPENAIMSLRAFISCFERSCNVVLVKSFRQIEGKYIDYLSDLLEKTIITVGPLVYSPAETGDDNTNHIMKWLDNKEKSSVVFVCFGSENYLSAEEVIEMANALETTKCNFIWAVRSAQGEEKESVQLPDGFVERVGDQGLILEWAPQTKILGHSSTGGFLSHCGWSSLTETMKFGVPIIAMPMKVDQPMNAKLAVEIGIAMMVRRNSEGKYKRDEISDAILKVLVRESGEGVRRKARELSLTMKEEGDEDLDNAAEKLVQICRRKEID